The nucleotide sequence TCGGGCACAACCAGCTCGGTCATGGCCTCGATGATCACCTCGGCACCCGCGGCGGCCAGTCGGTCCCGCTTGCCGGGCTTGTTCGCCAGGCCGATCACGGGTACCCGGCACGCGAGAGCGACCTCGACGTCCGTCACCGAGTCACCGATCAGGACGGCGCGGGCCGGCTCGACCCTGACGCGCGCCAACGCCGCCTCGACCAGGCCTGGATGCGGCTTCATCAGATCCGGCCGGTGCCGCGGGCGTCCGAGAACCGCCGTCACGTGACCGACCAGATCGTGTCGGGCCAGGTAGGCACGCACGCAGGCGGCACTGTTGTTGCTGACGATCACCACCGGACGACGCGCCGTCCGGCATGCCACCAGGAAGGCCCGGGCACCGGCGGTGGGGCGCGACATACAACTGGCGTGCAGTTCGGCGATGGTCAGCGCGTCGTCCACCGCACCGGTCAGGTCGGGACGACGCTGCGCCACCAACCGGAGCACGGTCAGGGGGTCCTGGGTGTCAGCGAGATCGTCGAGGAACCGCATCCCGGCCGCGTGGATCACCCGTCGCACGTCGTCCGCGACCCGGCCGGACGGGTACCCCGCGAACACCTCGCCGACCGGACCGTCGAAGTCGAGCAGCACGGCGGACGCCGCCGCCACCAGCAGCCGAGCTGTGTCGTCCCCGCTCATCGGCGTCGACTCGGCCGGCACGGGTCGATCGTGAACGGCATCGGGCCTCCTGAGCCATCGGGCGCACATCGTCGTGGCCAGTCTCGCGACCCCTTGCCGCCGTTGCCGGGATGAGAGGAATCTTGACCGGTGGACCCGCAGGCCGAGCACGCCGCGCGCGTCGAGGCCGAGCAGCTGTCCCGACGCCTGACGGACCTGTATGACCTGACGACCCGGCTCGCGGCCGCCGGATCCACGACCGAGGTCGCCACGGCGATCATCGGAGCCTGCCTCCCGATGCTCGGGGCCTCGGCCGCGACGATCACGATCTATGACGGCGTCGGCCCACCTCGCCTGCTGGCCACGGTCGGGGTCGCCGGCGTCGAGGAGATCCTGTTCGGCGGATCCGATCCCGAGGACGAGGTCGGTGCCCGGGCCTATGCCGCACTGTCCGTGACCCGCTCCATCGTGGCCGAGCGGCGACCGGTGCTGGTGACCTCCGTTGCTGATCGGGTTGGCCGCTTTCCCGATCTGGTCGCCGAGGGCATCGTGCAGGAGGCGTGGTCGAACCTGCCTCTGACGGTGGGGGATCGCCTGGTGGGCATCCTCGCGTTCGGCTGGGATGCACCGCGCGCATTTGACGAGCCCGACATCGACTTCCTGTCGAGCATCGCCGCGCACTCCGCGATCGCGCTCGATCGCGCCCTGTCGCTGCGGGCTGCGGATTCGGCCCTCACGCGACTGCGCAAGCTGCAGGAGGTGACCGCAGGACTGGCGACCGCCGCCACGGTGGAGGAGATCGCCGGCGTCCTGGTCGAACGGGGCGTGCGGATGGTGGCGCCGCTCGGGGTGGTTGCCGTCCTCGATCACGAGGCACGGGTCTGGCGACGCCATGCCTCGCGCACCATGCCTCGACCGGTGGTCGAGCGGTTCGGTGTCATCCCGGTGGATCACTCGGACCTGACCCCGGTGACGGCGTGCGCGCAGTCCGGCCAACCGCTGACCTTCGAGAGCGTGGAGGACATCTCCGCTCAGTACCCGGAGTTCGCGCCCGAGTATCTGGCGACCGGGAGCAGGAGTCATCTGTGCGTGCCGATCATGATCGGCGATCGCTCGGTGGGCGCCCTGGGGTTCGGGTTCGAGAAGCCGGGACCGATCAGTGTCGAACGCCTACTGGTCGCCAAGACCCTGGCGTCGTTGGCCGGGCCCGCGCTCGAGCGGGCGGCGTTGTACGAGGCGGAATATCGCACGGCGCATCACCTTCAGGCTGCACTGCTCCCGGACCTGCCCGACAGCCTGCCGGGGGGACGGGCCGGTGGTTGCTACGTGCCCGCGACGTCCGGGCGCGAGATCGGCGGTGACTGGTACGACGTCTTCGAGACCCCGGGTAACCGGATCGGGCTGTGCGTCGGCGACGTCGTCGGGCACGATCTGGCAGCCACCACCGTGATGATGAAACTGCAGCCGCTGCTGCGATCCGTGGCCCAGACCGGCGCCGGTCCGGCGCAGGTGCTCGAGGCCCTGGACGCCGCCTGCGACCGCATCCCGGGAGTGCTGTGCAGCACGGTGGGCTGCGCGGACTACAGCGCGACGCTCGGGCTGTTGCGCATCTCGAGCGCCGGCCATCCCCCGGCCGTTCTCCTCACGCCCGGGCACGCCGCATTCCTCGAGGTGCCGCCCGGGCCTCCGTTGGGGGTGGCCGTCGAGCCGCGGCGCGATCACGAGTTCGTGCTGCCGGACGACGCGATGGTGGTCTGGTACTCCGACGGACTCATCGAACGCCGGCACCGCTCACTGGTGGACGGCCTGGCGGAGCTGTTGGCTGCGGCGACCGACATCGCGCAGGACTCGTCGTTCTCGCGCCTTGCGCCGCAAACCGTGGCCGAGCGGCTGCGGGACCGGCTCAGTACCGACAGTGCTGGTGCGGACGATCTGGTCGTGATATGCCTTGCGCTGCAACGGGAGACGATCGGCGAGGCCGGTGCGGTGTTCCGGACAAACCTGTCGTCGGTGGCGGAACTCCGCGAGATCCGCGAGCGTGTCCGGCATTGGGCAGAAGGCGCCAACGTCCGGCCCGACACCATCGATGGGTTGATCCAGGTCACCACCGAGATCGCGACGAATGCCCTGGAGCATCCCTGGGACGCCGACGACCCCCGGGCCGAACTCACCATCGACAAGGTCGATGTCGACCGGGTGCGCGTGCGGGCCGTGGATCGCGGTCGCTGGCGCACCACCGGCGACACCTCCGAACGCGGCCGAGGTCTGGCCATCGTCAGCGAACTCGCCCAGCACACCACGATCGAGCTGCGCGCGGACGGCACGCACGTCACCGCCGTCCTCCGCGACGCGGCCCTCCCGGACGACGGCGGCTGAGCGAGGTGACGAGGTCTCGGACTTTGCTGATGACTGTCGGGCTGGTGCCGGTCCTGGCTGCGTGTGTATCGCACAGCTGCACCGCCGTCGGCTGTTCCTCCCAGGTCTCGGTCGACCTGTCGCAGGTCGGAGCCCGGTTCGGCCGGCTCCCCGCGAACGTGACCCTCTGCGTCAATGGCGAATGCACCACCACCGCCGTCGAATTCACTGGCGCCGAAGCGCCTCGCCTCGTCCTCCACGATCTGCCGAGGTCACTCACCTCCGATGGGGGGAAGATCGCCACCACGGTGCGGATCGAACGCGACAGCGCGGTTCTGTTGGAGACAGCAGCCGAGGCGGAACTCACCAGACTCGTGCCCAACGGCGAACAGTGCGAACCCACCTGCTACGTGGCGTCGTTCGGGCTCGTCGGCACGCGACTCGAACGCCTGGGCGAGTCGACTCCCTGACAGCTTGCCTTCCGCCCGTCGAGGTGGTTCGGCGACCAGGCTGAGCTCGGTGGAGCTATGTGTAGTGGTATCGGGCCTGGAGGATGACGAGGTCGTCGCCGTCGACGAGGTAGACCAGGCGGTGTTCCTCGGTGATGCGGCGCGACCATGCGCCGGCGAGAACGTGGCGCAGGGGTTCGGGTTTCCCGATGCCGTCGGTGGGGTCGCGCAGGGCGTCCTCGATGAGCCGGTTGATCCGTTTCAGGACGGCACGGTCGGTGGTGAGCCAGGAGGTGTAGTCCTGCCACCCGTTGGGGGTGAAGACGAGTCTCACTCGGCGAGCTCATGAGCCTCGCGCTGGCCGGTCATGGCCTGGTGCAGGCTTTCGAGCAGTCGGTGCGCGTTCGCGGGGGCACGCAGGAGGTGCGCGGTCTCCTCGAGGGCGTCGTAGTCGGCTCGGGACATCAGGACGGCGTCGCCGTGCTTGGAGGTGATCTCGACGGGTGTGCGGTCGTCGTTGACCCGCTGGATGAGCGGGAACAGGTTCTTGCGGGCCTCGCTGGCGGTGATCGCCACGGCTACACCTCCGCGTGAGTAGTACAAGAAACGGTACCACTTGGGTCCTGGGCCGCGGTAGGACTCTGGGGCGCGGTCCCGCCGCAGGGCTGTTCCGCGGGATGGGGTTGCCGTCAGAGTCCACCCTCATGCTGGGATGGTCCGCCGGCGCCTGACGTTTCAGACTGCCGACCTGGCGCCAACGCGCGATCTCGAACGGAGTTGATCAACTGGCCGAAATGGCTGTGACCTGGGGTGATGTGGGTGGGCCTAGGAGGACTTGAACCTCCGACCTCTTCGTTATCAGCGAAGCGCTCTAACCGCCTGAGCTATAGGCCCGCTGCGCGAACGCGCCGTTGGAGACTACCGCAGCCACGGCAGACCACCCAAACCGATAGCGACGTCGCCCGCCCGGCACCTGCGGCTATGGGGAAGGAGTGGTGCACGTCGGTGCGTGGTCGACCTCGACCAGTGCCGCGTCGAAGGCGTCGAGGTGCTTCGGTGCTGCCGCGACCATGCCGGCCCATCGCTCGAGGTAGGCCTCGTTGTGCTCGTCGTGGGCCATCATGTCCAGGTGGGCCGACCAGTCGGCGACCACCGCGGCGGCAGCTCCCACGGCTCGGTCGACGATCTGGGCCGCGGCCACGCACGCGTCACCCTGACCGGCCGACCCCCCTGACGAGGTGCGGGATCGAGCGCTGGCGCAGGCGCCTTCGTCCTGGTCGTACCGCGTCTTGGCGCCGGCCCACCGCACCAGGTCCTGCGGGCCCTCGGCCTTGGTCTCCTTCCAGATGGCCTTGGCCTGGGCGGAGGTGACGGTGCCGCGGTCGAAACCCTGTTGCGCCCCCACGTGGCGCCCCCAGTGCAGGGCCGCCGCCCGGCCGGCGTCCAGCGTGAGCGCGGCAGACTGCAACTCGGTTTCACACTCCGCCCAGGTTCCGGACGACGCGACGCCTGCTGGGGTGGCGTCGATCGGGCCGCCGCGGGCAACACCCGGACCCGCCGAGGCGGTCGGGTGATGCGACACGGCGGACACGGGGTTGTCAGCGAGCGACGTCGGGGAGTCCCCGAGAGTGCCCCACAGTCCGACAGCGAAGAGGCCGAGGCCGATCGCTCCGGCGATCACGGCCATGGTCCGCAGCCCCCGGCGCGCAGTGGGGCGTGAAGCCGTCACGAAGAGTCCTCCTCGAAGAGATCTGGAGGACTCAGGGTAGGGATTCAGGCGCCTTCACCTGGGTTTACGGTGATGTTTCGCCCACGGTGGAACCCACGCTGGAACTACCGGTTCCCACTGATCGCGCTGAGTAACAGGTGCGCGAATGAGCTGATACCGAGTCAGTCGTCGGCGAGGGTGACGTTCAAGCCACCGACCAGGCTGCCGGCGATGTTGTACAGCACCGCCCCCAACGTGGTCAGGGCCATGATCGTCAACACGTTGAACACGGCCACCAGGGTGGCGAACGAGATCACGCGGCTGAGCCCGACGTAGTCGTAGAGGTCGAACTGCGACTTGACGCCACCGACGTCGCGCAGGGTGCCGTTGAGGGAGTCGAACACCCCCATGCCGTTGAGCACCTGCCAGAGGATCACCGTGGCCACCACCAGGGCGACCCCGAGCGCCACGGACAGCAGGAACGACAGCTTCAGCGCCGACCAGGGATCGACCCGAGCCAAGGTGAGGCGCACCGTGCGCGGCGCACCGACCGGTGCCGGTTGACCCACCGGGACGGGCGATCCGGGAGCCGGCTGCGGCATGCCCACGGGGCTGGGCACGGGGGCAGGCTTCACCGGGGGCGCACTCGACGGGGCCGGCGATCCGGCACCGGGCGGCACCGCGCCCATCGGACGGGTCGGGGCTGCCGGGGCAACGCGAGGCAGGTCATCGCGCACCGTGGTGGTGGCCGCGGGCCGCACCGTCTCGGTGGCCGCCTTCACCAACGGGGACGGTGCCGGACGCGCGGGTGAGGTGCTCGGGCTGCCCGACCCGCCGGGCTTGCCGGTCGGCGAGGGCTTCGGGGGGGCCGCCGCGGGTACCGCAGCCATCGGAACAGTGGCCCCCGCGGACGACGAGCCGGAATCACCCGACGACGGACGCCCTGCTCCGTTGGAAGAACCCGGGGAACCCCCCGGCGTCGGCTTGGTGGCGTCCTTGGCGGCCTCGCCGGGGGTACCCGGACGTGGGGAGACCTTGGGGGCCGTCCCCTGACGGGAACCCTGATCGGACGAACTCACCGCTCACCTCCGCGACGCTGACGTCTTCGACGGTACGGCACTGGGAGCCCCCGCCGTCGCTGATCACCCGGTTCAGCAAGCCATGCGCCATGTGACGGCACCGATGCTATCCGCTGCTGATGACCTTCCCCAGCCGTAGCCGGGGTCGGATTCACTCCTGCTCGGTGGACTCATCCGATCGGTCAGCGCCCGCCTCGGCCGTCTGATCGACCACCGCGTCCGTGTCGCCGACCTGCTCGGCGACCGGTTCGGTGCCCGGCTCGGCCTCGGCGTCGGCCTCGACCTCGGCCACGACCACACGCTCGCTGTTGCGGGCCACGGCGATGATCCGGTCACCGGCGTCCGGCTTGGCGAAGACCACACCCATGGTGTCGCGACCCTTGGCCGGCACCTCGGCCACCAGCGAGCGCACCACCTTGCCGCCCTCCATGACCACCAACACCTCGTCGTCCGCACCGACGATCATGGCGCCGACCAGGTCACCGCGCTCCTCGCTCAGCTTGGCCACCTTGATGCCCAGGCCACCGCGCGACTGCGAGCGGTACTGGTCGACCATGGTGCGCTTGGCATAGCCCTGCTCGGTGACGATGAAGACGAAGGCGTCGTCGGCGTCGCGCACGGCGTCCATCGACAACAACTGGTCGTCGCCGCGGAACCGCATGCCGGTCACGCCGGACGTCGCGCGCCCCATCGGACGCAGCGCCTCGTCGTGGGCGGTGAACCGCACCGACATGCCCTTGCGCGAGACCAGCAGGATGTCGGCGCCGTCGTCGACCAGGCGAGCCGAGACCAGCTCGTCGCCGTCCAGCAGGTTGATCGCGATCACACCGCCGGAGCGGTTGGAGTCGTAGTCGGCCAGCCGGGTCTTCTTGACCCGGCCACCGCGGGTGGCCAGCACCAGGTACGGCGCCGCCTCGTAGTTCTCCAGGTCCATCACCTGGGCGATGGTCTCGCCGGGCTGGAACGCGAGCAGGTTGGCCACGTGCTGGCCCTTGGCGTCGCGCCCACCCTCGGGCAGCTCGTAACCCTTGGCCCGGTACACCCGGCCCAGGTTGGTGAAGAACAGCAACCAGTGGTGGGTGGTGGTGACGAAGAAGTGCTCGACCACGTCGTCGCTGCGCAACTGCGCGCCGCGCACACCCTTACCGCCGCGGTGCTGGGCGCGGTAGTTGTCGCTGCGGGTGCGCTTGGCGTACCCGTCGCGGGTGATCGTGACCACGACCTCCTCGACGGGGATCAGGTCCTCGGCGTCCATGTCGCCCTCGAAGGGCACGATCTGGGTGCGCCGGACGTCGCCGTGGCGGTCGACGATCTCGGCCAGCTCCTCGGAGATGATCGTGCGCTGCCGCAACGGGGAGGCCAGGATGTCGCGGTAGTCGGCGATCAGGGTCTCGAGCTCGGCCAACCGGTTGATGATCTCCTGCCGCTCCAGGGCCGCCAGGCGCCGCAGCTGCAGGTTGAGGATGGCCAGGGCCTGTTCCTCGTCGATCTCGAGCAGGTCCATCAGGCCCGAGCGCGCGGCCTCGGCGGACGGCGAGCGCCGGATCAGCGCGATCACCTCGTCGAGGGCGTCGAGCGCCTTCACGTAACCGCGGTAGATGTGGGCCTGCCGCTCGGCCTCGTTGAGCAGGTACTGGGTGCGCCGCACGATGACGTCGATCTGGTGGTCGACCCAGTAGCGGACGAACTTGTCCAGGCTGAGGGTGCGCGGCACGTTGTCGACCAGGGCGAGCATGTTCGCCCCGAAGGTCTCCTGCAGCTGGGTGTGCTTGTAGAGGTTGTTCAGCACCACCTTGGCCACGGCGTCACGCTTGAGCACGACCACCATGCGCAGCCCGCCGGTGCGGCTGGAGGTGTCGTCGCGCAGGTCGGCGATGCCGGCGACCTTGCCGCTGACCGCCAGCTCACCGATCTTCACCATCAGGTTGTCGGGGTTGACCATGTACGGCAGCTGGGTGATCACCAGACAGGTCCGGCCCTGGATCTCCTCCACCTCGACCTTGGCGCGCATCGTGATCGCGCCGCGGCCGGTGCGATAGGCGTCCTCGATGCCCCGGGTGCCCATGATCAGGCCGTAGGTCGGGAAGTCCGGACCCTTGATGCGCAACAGCAGTTGGCCGAGCAGCTCGTCCTCGCCGGCGTCCGGGTTGGCCAGTAACCACTGGACGCCGTCCGCGACCTCGCGCAGGTTGTGCGGCGGGATGTTGGTCGCCATGCCGACCGCGATCCCGGTGGAGCCGTTGACCAGCAGGTTGGGGAACCGGCTGGGCAGGATCACCGGCTCCTGGGTGCGCCCGTCGTAGTTCGGCTTGAAGTCGACGGTCTGCTTGTCGATGTCGCGGACCATCTCCATGGCCAGCGGGGCCAGACGGCACTCGGTGTACCGCATCGCGGCAGCCGGGTCGTTGCCGGGCGAACCGAAGTTGCCCTGGCCGTCGACCAGCGGGTAGCGCAGCGACCACGGCTGGGCCAGGCGCACCAAGGTGTCGTAGATCGCCGAGTCACCGTGCGGGTGGTACTGCCCCATGACGTCACCGACGACGCGGGAGCACTTGGAGTACCCCCGGTCGGGGCGGTAGCCGCCGTCGTACATCGCGTAGAGCACCCGGCGGTGTACCGGCTTCAAACCGTCCCGGACGTCGGGCAGCGCGCGCCCGACGATCACGCTCATCGCATAGTCGAGGTAGGAGCGCTGCATCTCCAGCTGCAGGTCGATGGCCTCGACCCGGTTGCCGCCGTCGGCGTCGCTGGTGATGTCGCCGGTGCCGATGCCGCCAGGGCTGGTGGTGCCGGCCGGCGGGTCCTGCGGGGGCTGCGGGGGCTGCTCGGTCACGGGAATCCTCTACTCGCGCAAGGGTTTTCAGCAGTATTCGGTCGTTCTGCGCCGATGTTTCACGGGAAACATCCGGACCTGAGCCATCAAATGTCGAGGAAACGGACATCCTTGGCGTTGCGTTGAATGAACGAACGTCGCGACTCGACGTCCTCGCCCATCAGCACCGAGAACACCTCGTCGGCGGCGGCCGCGTCGTCCAGGGTCACCTGCCGCAGGATGCGGTGCGCCGGGTCCATCGTGGTCTCCCACAACTCGTCGGCGTTCATCTCGCCCAGACCCTTGTAGCGCTGGATGCCCTCTTCCTTGGGCAGCTTCTTGGCCCGGGCCAGGCCGTCGGCCACCACGGCGTCCCGCTCACGGTCGCTGTAGACGTAGTCCGGCTCGGACTTGTTCCACTTGATCTTGTACAGCGGTGGGGCGGCCAGGTAGACGTACCCGCCGTCCACGAGGGGGCGCATGAACCGGAACAGCAGCGTCAGCAGCAGCGTGGTGATGTGCTGACCGTCGACGTCGGCGTCCGCCATCAGGACGATCTTGTGATAACGCAGCTTCTCGAGGTCGAAGTCCTCGCCGACCCCGGTACCGAAGGCGCTGATCAGCGCCTGCACCTCGGTGTTGGCCATGACCTTGTCGATCCGGGCCTTCTCGACGTTCAGGATCTTGCCGCGGATCGGCAGGATCGCCTGGGTGCGCGGGTCGCGGCCCATCTTGGCCGAGCCGCCGGCGGAGTCACCCTCGACGATGTAGATCTCGGATTCCTCGGGGTTGGTCGACTGGCAGTCGGCCAGCTTGCCGGGTAGGCCGCCACCGCCCATCAGGCCCTTGCGCCGGGTGGCCTCCCGGGCCTTGCGGGCCGCCATCCGCGCCGCGGCGGCCTGCACCGACTTGTTGATCACCATCTTGGCGTCGCGCGGGTGGGAGTCGAGCCAGTCGGTGAGGTGCTGCCGGACGACGCGCTGCACGAAGGTCTTGGCCTCGGTGTTGCCCAGCTTGGTCTTGGTCTGGCCCTCGAACTGCGGCTCACCCAGCTTGATCGAGACCACCGCGGTCAAGCCCTCACGGATATCGTCGCCGGTGAGGTTGTCGTCCTTCTCCTTGAGCAGCTTCTGGTCGCGGGCGTACTCGTTGACCAGCGTGGTCAACGCCGCCCGGAAGCCCTCCTCGTGGGTGCCGCCCTCGTGGGTGTTGATGGTGTTGGCGTAGGTGTGCACGCTCTCGGAGTACGCCGTCGTCCACTGCATGGCGATCTCGACGCTCAACCGGCGCTCGGCGTCCTCGGCCTCGAAGTCGATGATCTCGTCGTGCACCGCCTCGGACTTCTTGCTCGTGTTGAGGTGCCGCACGTAGTCGACCAGGCCACCGTCGTACCGGAAGTTCGCGGACGGCGCGGTGCCCTCGTCGTCGGCGTGGTCGGGGCGCTCGTCGACCAGGGTGATCTGCAGGCCCTTGTTCAGGAAGGCCATCTGCTGGAACCGCGACCGCAGCGTCTCGAAGTCGAAGACCGTGGTCTCGAAGATCTCGGTGCTGGGCCAGAACGTCACGGTGGTGCCGGTGAGTTCGGTCGCCTCACCCTGCGCCAGCGGCGCCACCGGGACGCCGGTGCGGTAGGACTGCCGCCAGGTCGAGCCCTCGCGACGCACCTCGACGTCGACCCGGTCGCTCAGCGCGTTGACCACGGAGACCCCGACGCCGTGCAGACCGCCGGAGACCGCGTAGCCACTGCCGCCGAACTTGCCGCCGGCGTGCAGCACGGTCAGCACCACCTCGACAGCGGGCTTGCCCTCGGACTCGACGATGTCGACCGGGATGCCTCGGCCGTTGTCGACCACCCGGACACCGCCGTTGGCGAGCAGGCTCACCTCGATGGTGTCGCAGTAGCCCGCGAGGGCCTCGTCGACAGCGTTGTCCACGACCTCGTAGACCAAGTGGTGCAACCCGCGTTCACCGGTCGAGCCGATGTACATCCCGGGACGTTTCCGGACCGCCTCGAGCCCCTCGAGCACCGTGATGGCACTGGCGTCATAGTCGCTGTGGCCGTTGGATCCGGACGACCCGGCGGAATCCGGGGTCTTCGCCGGGGTGGTTTCGCTGATCTGATCGGTCACAGGTGGTCGGGCTCCTGACGGGGTCGTCGGGGACGAGATCTCGGACGAAGCCCCCGGCATTGGTGGGACGGTCGATGTCACCGCTGTCGGACGCCACGGAGCCGTCGTCCAGGGGTGCCGAACACGACCGTCCGGTCTGCCGTCATCTTACCGTGGCCGGGCCCCTCGGCCTGCGTTGTCCACAGCCCTGGAGCAGCATGTCTGGCTGCCACTGACGCGACGACAGATCGGGCTGTGACTCCCTCTACGTACCTACCCGTTTCAGGGCCTCACGAGGCCGCACACGTGGCGGGCGAGAACCGCACGAAAAGGTCGTGGCCGGAGGTCAACGGCACGTCCACGCCAGGTACAACGCAGGTCTTGTTGTGGTGTACATCCGCCCGAATGCGACGATTCTCATGGTCGACTCATGGTCTGCGGGGGTGATCACTGTTTCGCTGGGGTGATCTCGTAGAAGGGGAGCACCTCATGAGAACCCTGCGCGCCGTCATGGCCTCCGTCGTCGTGTCCGCTGCCTGCTGTGCAGCCGCCGTCCCCGTGGAGGCCGCGGTGGCGGCCCCGAGCGCCGCCACGGTGGTCTCGAGCGCCGCCACGGTGGTCTCGACCGTGGGCCGCGACTGGACCGGCACGTACACCAAGGGCAGTTCCAGCGGCACGGCGAAGTTCACCGCGGTGCGGGCCATCGGCTTCGGCTCGATGCGCGGCTACATCGGCAACCTGGTCATGGGGGGCACGACCCGGCTGGGCGGCGAGTACTGGAGCACGCAGGCCCCCGGCCAGCGCTTCGTGTACTGGAACAACACCACCACAGGGGCCACCGGCATGTCCGCCACCCTCACCGTGGTCGATGCGACGACCGAGTCCGGCCCGGTGACCTGGTACGACGCCCGAGGAAACGTGACGGCTACCGGCACGCTGACGATTCACTGAGCCGACTCAGCCGTAGGTGTCCCGGGGGCCCACCCCACCCGGCGCGACCCAGGCACCCTTGCGCCAGGACGGCGCGTTCGGACCCTGCACGACGATCCGGTCGACGACGCCCTCGCCCACCTCCTCGGTGAGCCGGCGCATGATCGTCGGAACCAGCAGCCGCAACTGCGTGGCCCAGGTGGTCGAGTCGGCGCGCACCGTCAGCACGCCGTCCGAGAACGTCTCGGGATGGCAGTGGGCGGCGATCTCCTCACCCACCACCGCCGCCCAGCGGCCGATCACCCCGCCCACCGCGACTGGCGCCTGCCAGCCGCGGTCGGTCACCAACCGGTCGATCCCGGTTCCGATCAGCTGCGGGTCACGGGCATCGGGGCGGGCGCCGGACCGCAGCGGTCCCGCGCCGTCGCCGCGGGCCGCAGC is from Kineosporiaceae bacterium and encodes:
- a CDS encoding DUF721 domain-containing protein, whose product is MEDDPVRLALNRVRAAARERGLRPGSPGAPPGSAAAQRAASRAAARGDGAGPLRSGARPDARDPQLIGTGIDRLVTDRGWQAPVAVGGVIGRWAAVVGEEIAAHCHPETFSDGVLTVRADSTTWATQLRLLVPTIMRRLTEEVGEGVVDRIVVQGPNAPSWRKGAWVAPGGVGPRDTYG